The Ovis aries strain OAR_USU_Benz2616 breed Rambouillet chromosome 8, ARS-UI_Ramb_v3.0, whole genome shotgun sequence genome includes the window ACATGATTAATCTCAACATTGGCAATTAAGACAATAATTGTAATGGAAACTTGACTAATCAAAGCTGATTTACCTTGTGTTAAGGCAACATTCTGTAAGTGCTGCTTATCAGAGCCACTTctacatttatatgtgtgtgttttctaaattcagatataatgtttttaaaattccttgctgttgttctgttgctaagttgtgtccaactatgctaccccatggactgcagcatgccaggcttccttgtcacTCTCGGAGTTTGtgaaaactcatatccattgagttggtgatgctatctaaccatctaatcctctgccaaccccttctcttttttccttcaacctttctcagcatcaaggtcttgtccaatgagtcagttctccacatcaaatggccaaaggattggagcttcagcatcagactttccaatcatttcctttagaattgactgatttggtcttctttcagtctgagggactctcaagaatcttctccagcatcacaattcaaaagcattagttcttcagctttcaggcttctttatggtccaactctcacatccatatgtggctactgaaaaaccatagctttgactgtatgaacctttgttagcaaagtgatgtctctagtttttaataccctgtctaggtttgtcatagctttctttccaaggagcaagggtctttcgatttcatggctgcagtcaccatctgcagtgattctggagtccaagaaaataacatctgtcactgcttccacttttcccccttctatttgccataaagtgatggggccagatgccatgatcttagttttctgactgttgagtttcaagccagctttttcactgtcctctttcacccacaccaagatgctctttagttcctcttcactttatgctattgagagtggtatcatttgcatatttgaggttgttgatatttctcctggcaatcttaatttcagcctgtgattcatccaactggcatatttctcatgatgaattctgcatataagttagataagcagagtgacaatatacaggcttgatgtactcttttcacaatttggaactggtctgctattccatgtccagttctaactgttgcttcttgacccgcatacaggtttctcaggagatagataaagtgtctggtattcccatctttttaagaattttccacagtttgttgttatccacacagtcaaaggttttggcttagtcaatgaagcagaagtagatgtttttctggaattcccttgctttctctatgatctagcaaatgttggcaatttgatttctgattcctctgccttttctaaatccaagttttacatctggaagttcttggttaacatactgctgaaacctatcTTGAATGATTTCGAGCAtaatcttactagcatgtgaaatgaacacaatatgtCCTTAATTGttgcttaaatattttcataaagttAGTTTTATGAAATTGCATTGATATAAAAAGTCATGGTTTATGTGGAAGTTTACCTGTCATGGGCCATGATTATTTTTCCTTACTAAGTGTGACCAGCACTTTGTGTCTTAAGGCAGAGTTAGATTTTATGTCATGGCAAAAGGCAGAAGTTATATGTTGATAATATTACTTTGACAATTTACTTAAACCAAGCTGTCTTAGATTAGATTGATATTATCAAGGTTGAGTAATAGTTGAACTGGTTGTAAGTTGGACCCATTTGAAGTTCCCGCTTTTTACTTTATTCACACATTATCATCTCACCTCAGATAGTCAACTAATTCTTCTTTGTAAATGGACTGCTATATGTATAAAATCAAAGTCATGTATAgaggttaaaaattaaaaatgaacaaatttatatcaaataatgcaataaaaatgATGCTCCAAATCTAAATATTGGtatcagatgctgctgctgctgctgctaagtagcttcagtcgtgtcctactctgtgtgaccccatagatggcagcccaccaggctcccccatccctgggattcatcaggtaagaacactggagtgggttgccatttccttctccaatgcatgaaagtgaaaagtgaaagtgaagtcactcagtcctgtccagctcttagcaaccccatggactgcagcctaccaggctcctccatccatgggattttttaggcatgagtactggagtgggttgccatttccttctccagaggtatCAGATGAGaaagagtttaaagaaaaagaaaagcattaaaatgaataaagtggTTATTTTTTAGTAGGTGAAAGATGCCAAAATACAATGAAATTCTAACAAAATGAAACTTTTACAAAGCTAGTAGAATATcaaaatccatgaaagaaaatacattgtaaatcaaagaaaaatttaaaaaaccccacAACTGTTGAAGAAGACGTCAATACAATATAATACGACTCAATACAATACAATAGTCTctaattatttgaaaacaaataggCTAAGTTAGTCAGACAAaggaagacaaatatatgatatcagttatatgtgaaactaaaaaaagagaacagataaatttatctacaaaaaggaaatacaattacagatgtagaaaacacacagagggggaaggataaattgggacaCTGGGATGGACACATACAGACTACTATGCACCATCCTGCTCGGTGTCTGGTACCTGATCCTTAATGCTGCGGTACTGCTGATTCTGTTGAGCACCCTGGCTGATCCAGATTATCACCGCTTTTCAAGTTCTGACCTCGGGGGTGACTTTGAGTTCATGGATGATGCCAACATGTGCATTGCCATCGTGATTTCTGTTCTCATGATCCTTATCTGTGCCATGGTTACGTACAGAGCATACAAGCAATACACAGCCTGGATCATCCCATTCTTCTGCTATCAGATCTTTGATTTTTCCCTGGACACCTTGGTTGTGGTCACCATACCTGTTTATCCAAACTCCATCCAGGAATACATACAACAGCGGCCTCCTGATTTTCCTTACAAAGATGATATCATGTCAGTGAATCCTACCTGTTCGGTCCTCGTTATTCTTCTGTTTACCAGCATTATCTTGGCTTTTAAGGGTTACTTGATTAGCTGTGTTTGGAACTGCTAccgaaatatcaataacctcagatatgcagatgacgccacccttatggcagaaagtgaagaggaactaaaaagcctcttgatgaaagtgaaagaagagagtgaaaaagttggcttaaagctcaacattcagaaaacaaagatcatggcatttggtcccatcacttcatgggaaatagatagggaaacagaaagtgtcagactttatttttttcggctcccaaatcactgcagatggtgattgcagccatgaagttaaaagacgcttactccttggaagaaaagttatgaccaacctagatggcatattgaaaagcagagacattactttgccaacaaaggtctgtctagtcaaggctatggtttttccagtgttcatgtatggatgtgagagttggactgtgaagaaagctgagcactgaagaattgatacttttgaactgtggtgttggagaagactcttgagagtcccttggactgcaagaagatccaaccagtccattccgaagatcagccctgggatttctttggagggaaagatgctgaagctgaaactccagtactttggccacctcatgtgaagagttgactcattggaaaagtctctcatgctgggaggggttgggggcaggaggagaaggggacgacagaggatgagatggctggatggcatcactgactcgatggatgtgagtctgagtgaactccgggagttggtatggacagggaggcctggcatggtgctgTTCTTGGAgtcaaagtgtcggacatgactgaatgactgaactgacctgaactgaaccgaaccgataTATCGATGGCAGGAACTCCTCTGATGGTCCTGGTTTATGTTACCAGCAACAACACtacatcttgattccagcttgtgcttcattcccCTGGGCATTTCATTTGACATGCTCtgcatatcagagaaggcaatggcaccccactccagtactcttgcctggaaaatcccatggacagaggagcctggtaggctgcagttcatggagtcgctgagttggatatgactaagcaacttcactttcattttttactttcatgcattggagaaggaaatggcaacccactccagtgttcttgcctggagaatcccagggacagggagcctggtgggctgctgtctatggggttacacagagttggacacgactgaagcgacttagcagcagcatatgtagaattatttattttaaaaattagtatttaattttatttaccttttttttttcttttgatggtgtagcatgcaggatcttagttcttggaGCATGGATCAAATCCGtgcctcctgcaatggaagcCTAATGTCCTAAGCACtcgacagccagggaattcccaagtctAGCTATTTAAAGCAAAAGACATTTGACTCAGATAATTCAGTTCACACAAAATGGCTGGAAAGAGAAGGGAACTGGGCTATGATTCCCAGAATCACACTGCCCAATGGGCCTGCAGGGCTGCTGCTACCTTTGCCATGATCAGAGAAGTGGGTAATCACGCAAACTCCGCCTGAACTGTCAAGGTCAAGAGCACAACCCTGGAGCTGTGATCCAGCATCTGGAGACTGCTGCTCGTGCCTCCATTGCAAGTGCTTGTAAGCTTAGTGACCTGGCACTGAGGCAATACCATCTTTGTCCTTACTTGCTAGCTGCAAGAGACAAACTAAGAAGTCCCCTGCTTCACCCACACCTTCCCAATCTTGAGGTTTGGATCAAGGATCTTACATTTTCAGTGTGATCTATTTCACATCTACATTTGAAATTGCCAGTTAACCTTGGAAATACAGATTTTAGCTTTCCAGACTTTGTAGTTctaaaaaactctttaaaaaatagagagaatGGCTACTTTGTGCCAGATTGATCATGTCTACCATGTCTGTGAGactaaaacaaaactttaaaaatattgagggTGTATTtgaatcaaaatatatatttttaatgctaaTAAATGGAATTATGCAAATCAGTCTCAGACCATGAATTAATAAAAATGGTAATCTATAAAACAGATGTaagccaaataattgatgcctttaaattgtggtgttggagaagactcttgggagttccttggactgcaaggagatcaaaccagtcaactctaaaggaaagcaaccctgaatacttattggaaggactgatgttgaagctgaagctccaatcttttggccacctgatgcaaagagctggctccttggacaagaccctgatgttgagaaagaatgaaggtaggagaagggggcagcagaggataagatggttagatagcatcactaactcaatggatatgaatgtgagcaaattcagggagatagtgaaggacaggaaagcctggcatgctgctgttcatgggattgcagagttgaacatgacttagggactgaacaacaacaaagcaaataaaaacagccTCAAAGATTGGAATTAGAAATTGTCCTATGAAATTTTGGGATCAAGTATGAAATTGAATCTATAGGACCcttataaaataatgatgatgaaagGTCACATCGTAGCATTTTTTCAGAATGAGATGAAAGATATAGAGTCAAATATATAGCATTAAATGCTTCCATTCTCAAAAGATCTGAATTCCTGGTCTTCTCTTTGACATCAGCTACTCAAAATAACTTTGCcttcaaattaaaataagaaatgagataGTCTTTATATACCAAGTTTTCAATTTTTGAAACTGTAATTTTCAGAGTCATCAGGGGGAGAGTGACAATGATATATTGCATActcagaaaaattataaattcataCAAAAACTTTGAAGGGTAATTTGGCAATGTGTATCAAAAGCCTTAAAATGAGTAAGCTTTGATTCAGTGTTACCATTTTGGAAACATTATCCCAGGAAGGTGGTCAGAAATATACACAAAGAGCTAAGAATAGGTTAGCTAGTAAAGCACTATTTAGCAAAATTGTTCAATATTAGTGAAAGGTTAGATAAATTATGGTATGGTGTTAGTTCAGTGCTCTGTAACTTGAAAatattgttttggaaaatatatttaataacttggaaaatattcattatatattatatagatgttcatttattatatatgtagAGAATAGTTTACAAAATAACATGGAAAACatgattatacacacacacacacatatatatatacacacatatatataatctaaaataatGCTGGAAAGCTAATGGAAGTGTATTAACAGGTTTGTAACTGTGGTTGATATATCAGTCAAGATAGGTTACATTATAGtttggaaacaagaaaaactgaaACCCCAGTGGCTTAATATACAACGGTTTATTTATTTGCTCTCTCTTAAGGTCTGCTGAGGGTACAGGCAGCTTTCCAGGGCAGCTGTCTTCCATGTGGGAGCATAGAACCATCCTCCCGGTTGGGAGCACAAACTAACTTGATCATGTGGCACTTCCGTAACAATTCTTCCCACAATTGTTGTGGCAGTGGAAGAGAGAGTCTGCTCAGAGTTACAGGTACTTTTCTCCCTTGAATTTATATTTCACCCTTAAGCAAGTATAAATGATGAAAAGCCTAAGTACCTCAAACTAGAATTCAAAACTTTACTCACCCCGAATGGCTGAGTATCTCAAGTTATTCTAGTGCCTGAAAATTAGCTCCCAATGCTTTTCCTTCCTTGACAATAATGTGCTGACTTATCTGAATGCATCATTTATTCTACCAGAGTCTCAATCACACTAGctgaaatgaggaagaaatagtTACATCAAAGCCTTGATGAAAATTCTAGAATATTTCATCAATAAATAACAGTGAACTGAGATGTGCTTATATTTGTCTCTTAGACTTCTTTGAACACAGTCTGTTTTCTCCTTTAGATAATGCTCATAAATGTTAAATGCAGTGGACTCGGGTGATTTTATAGATGGAAATCATGTTGTTTATTCCAAGCAACCTGCCTTTATTTTCCCCAGtgccattattttgttttttgttgttctctTAAGTTTTGCCAGGGATTTTTATGGGCTCTAGCTTTTAAGCAGTTTGTAGTGCTCGCCATCAGTAGTGGGGCACAGTAATATTTTAGTCATGTTTCTCATCTTGTGTATAACCTTGTTTTAGCCCTTCTGAGTTCTGGtgtgaaataaaattgatttcttttcttaaagaaggAAATTTACTTTTATATAAGTGAACTTCAAGGATGGAATCATGCCCTTTTGTTAGAACTGTATTAACAGCCACTGGGTACCATAGTTAGAAGACCACTGTAGTTGGTATATAAACATAATAAATCATAGAAAATAGGCTGACATTGAGCAAAACCTCAAATTACTGGATCTGCAAAAGATTTAGATTTCTTCCATTAGGGTTATTCTATCTCCAAGGTGAGAATGATGTGGTGCAgcaaggattttaaaaatgtgttatacAACTCTAATTAAACTACTCATGTATTGATGAGTGACTTATTTGGAAGAGGCGAGATGGGATAAATGATGGGAAAAGAAAGACGaattctttaaaaggaaaattatctatagtattaaatatataaattatatatgattCCTTGATTTCTTCTGCATGTGGTTATAATCAAATCCAACTTTTCCTATTTCACATACAAAGTGAAGCTAAGAATTGGGCTAGGAGGGAATTTCAATTGGCTTTGACAGATTGGAGTAATTTTCAGCATGGCTTTGAGATAGTGGGTTTACTTGGctaatacatatttttcagtaTTGTCAGTTGAGACAGAAACCCCAAACATTAGGAAAGTGTTTGAATACGGGGTATTTTGTGCCAGGAAGGCACATTGACTTTGGTGTACAATGTTAAGATCATGAATTTTGCTAAATACAATTGCAAACATATGTTCAATTGTAAAGCAGGGaatgaaaagcaaattaaaaaataaacaatacaaaTGTGTTTCACTAAGAAGCAGTGAATAACACCAagggtgtttttaaaaattttaacattgtGCAACTACTATAACTACTTTTTGCATTGCTAATATATTAATGAGCCATATTATTCATgctatttctttctacttttaaaataattgactTAAGGATATTAAATTATGAAAGATTGTGTTTTCCAGATTCAGTCTTTTTTATTACTGAAGGcgttttaaataaaagaaagaactttGAGGATGATcgaaattttaatttaatcattaAAATAGTCTGTTCTGAAAATTTAACTTGGTTGGATCAGAATAGTATGGATTTTGAATGAACACTGGTTCAAACTAGTTCAGACTTGGCAAAACCAGTTCAAACcggctcagttcagtcactcagtcatgtcccactctttgcgaccccatgaaccgcagcacgccaggcctccctgtccatcaccaactcccggagttcacccaaattcatgtccatcgtgtcagtgatgccatccagccatctcatcctctgtcgtccccttctcttcctgccctcaatctttcccaacatcagggtcttttcaaatgagtcagctcttcacatccggtggccaaagtatcggagtttcagtttcaacattagtccttccagtgaacacccacaAAACGGCTCAGATCATTTCAGACCAGTTCAGACTGATTCAAATTGGTTTAGACTGATTCAAACTGGCTCAAACTAGCTCAGACCAGTTCAAACAGGTTCAGACCAGTTTAAACTGGCTCAGACCAATTTAGACTGGTTCAAACTGGTTTGGACTAGCTCGGACCAATTCAAACTGGTTTGGCCTAGTTCAAACAGATTCAGGCCAGTTCAAACCGTTTTTGAAGGGTTGGTTCAATCTGtttcagactggttccaactggCTCAGGTCGGTTTAAACTGGATCAGATTGGTTTTTTATCAGAATAGACCGGTTTAGATTGGAATAGATCATGCTGGTTTAGACAAGTTTAGAGTGGAGTAGATCGGAATAGACTGAAATAGACTGGTATAGACTGGAATAAACCAGAATAGACCAGGAATGATAGACTTATATAGACCAGTATTTTCAGATCGTTTTCTGCCATTACTGCAAAAGTATATCCTCAAAGTTATTCCTGTGACAACTGGTGGTTAAACTCCAAATCTGAGGATGTatcattctcctttttctcaaacttataaacaaaaggaaggattcagtttatttattcttttattcacttAATGTATGTCTTTCTCTAAGATGTATATACTTGtctatttttctcttacattTGTCTTGGTAATGGAGCCTGTCTTAAATCCCAAGTTTCTGTAGGATAGGGACCATGcctatttaatttgcttttaacACATCTAAACcaatgcaataaaaatatatgaacttAACATATGAATCTTGATGCTGATGATGATTATAATAATTTGTTGTTTCTCTTTTGCTAATCCATTCTTGCTGACAGCaaagttttgtgtatttttgcataCATTTTCATATTTCACAAAAATGTAAAGACATAATGCATAAAATTTGACTTCAATATTCCTTTAATTTTATCCcaattctctatttcttttttatttatctgcTGGAATTACAGATGAGGTCAAATCTTTAAATTAATTGCAAATTTCTCT containing:
- the LOC114116232 gene encoding lysosomal-associated transmembrane protein 4B-like encodes the protein MDTYRLLCTILLGVWYLILNAAVLLILLSTLADPDYHRFSSSDLGGDFEFMDDANMCIAIVISVLMILICAMVTYRAYKQYTAWIIPFFCYQIFDFSLDTLVVVTIPVYPNSIQEYIQQRPPDFPYKDDIMSVNPTCSVLVILLFTSIILAFKGYLISCVWNCYRNINNLRYHILLKRSRCLTHHSRCIRFELFPMHAAMQEELIGHCGACSPKQEFSIFIVLVAEPFV